The following coding sequences are from one Desulfurellaceae bacterium window:
- a CDS encoding amidohydrolase translates to HTMTTPITGGYVSADGHVVEPADLWTSRMDKRFRDRAPHVESRPEGDYYIIDGLNPLPVGLEGVTMEDKLAGKVTKFIGRHAETRPGANDPQARLADQDMDHLRAEVIYPGAGLFLSVAPDPDYQRECFRVYNDWLSEFCAAAPDRLLGVGLLPMRGPVEWAIEEAQRVATKGLRSVSIPCEIAGSPYRDPGYDPLWAALQELGVPVSLHVGTDEAFYTKADRLGLGVAFVDSKICSMERAMAGLIWGAVAKRYPKLRFVLAEGGVGWLASVLRTMDHYWSDHQHWMEPKTDELPSTYFKRQFWATFEDDRAGILTRELVGVDRLLWGSDYPHTEGTFPYSQEQVTNDFLGVPEGEVYQMVAGNAAKLYELDA, encoded by the coding sequence CACACCATGACAACACCCATCACAGGCGGATATGTCTCGGCTGACGGCCATGTGGTCGAACCGGCCGATCTGTGGACCAGCCGTATGGACAAGCGTTTTCGCGACCGGGCGCCCCACGTCGAATCCCGCCCGGAGGGCGATTACTACATCATTGACGGTCTCAATCCGCTGCCGGTCGGGCTCGAAGGCGTAACCATGGAAGACAAGCTCGCCGGCAAGGTCACCAAATTCATCGGCCGCCACGCCGAGACCCGACCGGGGGCCAACGATCCTCAGGCGCGTCTGGCCGACCAGGATATGGATCACCTGCGGGCCGAGGTCATTTATCCCGGCGCGGGCCTGTTTCTGAGTGTAGCGCCCGACCCCGACTATCAGCGCGAGTGCTTCCGGGTCTATAACGACTGGCTGAGCGAGTTCTGTGCGGCCGCCCCGGACCGCCTCCTGGGGGTGGGTCTGCTGCCGATGCGGGGACCGGTCGAGTGGGCAATCGAAGAAGCTCAACGGGTCGCTACAAAGGGCCTGCGCTCGGTGTCCATCCCGTGTGAGATAGCCGGCAGCCCGTATCGCGACCCGGGCTACGATCCGCTGTGGGCCGCCCTGCAAGAGCTGGGCGTGCCCGTTTCCCTGCACGTCGGGACCGATGAAGCCTTTTATACCAAGGCCGACCGCCTGGGGCTCGGGGTGGCCTTTGTGGACAGTAAGATCTGTTCGATGGAGCGGGCCATGGCCGGCCTGATCTGGGGCGCCGTGGCCAAGCGCTACCCCAAACTGCGCTTTGTCCTGGCCGAGGGCGGCGTTGGCTGGCTGGCGTCCGTGCTGCGGACCATGGATCACTATTGGTCGGATCACCAGCACTGGATGGAGCCCAAGACCGACGAGCTGCCCAGCACCTATTTCAAGCGCCAGTTCTGGGCCACCTTTGAGGACGACCGGGCCGGCATTCTGACCCGCGAGCTGGTCGGGGTGGATCGCCTGCTGTGGGGCTCGGACTATCCCCACACCGAGGGGACCTTCCCGTATTCCCAGGAACAGGTCACGAACGATTTTCTCGGCGTGCCGGAAGGCGAGGTCTACCAGATGGTGGCCGGCAACGCAGCCAAGCTGTACGAGCTGGACGCCTAG